In Pseudomonas sp. ADAK18, a single window of DNA contains:
- the choX gene encoding choline ABC transporter substrate-binding protein, with product MMKLSTALGVGLLALSSANAYADSSCETVKMADPGWSDIAATNAITGFLLTGMGYKAKVDTLAVPITFGGLKDGQVDVFMGNWMPAQQGFYDKFVANGDVVQLAKNLDGTEFTLAVPDYVWDAGVHDFADLNKFADKFDKKIYGIGSGAPANISLQEIIKKNDFDLGQWKLIESSEQAMLAEVSRAVKKQRFVTFLGWTPHPMNVQLKMHYLKGGEKYFGDTGSVYTLTRKGYAQSCPNVGKLLTNLSFTQEMENSIMAEAVNKKVSNAEAAKAWIKANPAVLDKWLDGVKTVDGQDALAAVKAKL from the coding sequence ATGATGAAGTTATCCACAGCACTGGGCGTCGGTCTGCTGGCATTAAGCAGCGCCAACGCTTACGCGGACTCGAGTTGCGAGACGGTGAAAATGGCCGATCCAGGCTGGAGTGATATCGCCGCGACCAACGCCATTACCGGTTTTTTACTGACCGGCATGGGCTACAAAGCCAAGGTCGATACCCTCGCGGTACCCATCACGTTTGGTGGGCTCAAGGACGGCCAGGTGGATGTGTTCATGGGTAACTGGATGCCCGCGCAGCAAGGCTTCTATGACAAGTTCGTGGCCAATGGCGATGTGGTGCAACTGGCGAAGAACCTCGACGGCACCGAGTTCACCCTCGCCGTGCCGGACTATGTGTGGGACGCCGGTGTGCATGACTTTGCCGACCTCAACAAATTTGCCGACAAGTTCGACAAGAAGATCTACGGCATCGGTTCGGGTGCACCGGCGAATATCTCGCTGCAAGAGATCATCAAGAAGAACGACTTCGACCTGGGCCAGTGGAAGCTGATCGAATCCAGCGAACAGGCGATGCTCGCCGAAGTGTCCCGGGCGGTGAAAAAACAGCGCTTCGTGACCTTCCTCGGCTGGACCCCGCACCCGATGAACGTGCAGTTGAAGATGCATTACCTCAAGGGTGGGGAGAAGTACTTTGGCGACACAGGCAGCGTGTACACGTTGACGCGCAAGGGCTATGCGCAGTCTTGCCCCAACGTGGGGAAACTGCTGACCAACCTGAGTTTTACCCAGGAGATGGAGAACAGCATCATGGCTGAGGCGGTGAACAAGAAAGTCAGCAATGCTGAGGCGGCGAAGGCGTGGATCAAGGCGAATCCGGCGGTGCTGGATAAGTGGTTGGACGGGGTTAAAACCGTGGATGGGCAGGATGCATTGGCGGCGGTAAAAGCCAAACTCTGA
- a CDS encoding LysR family transcriptional regulator codes for MYESLGDLSLDLLRAFEAAARQRSFTAAAMELGTTQPAISQQIKRLEEQLAVRLFDRIYRGIELTDAGALLFEHVQAGLQNINQGLSTITQQDQHEVLQVATDFAFAAYWLMPRLHRFHEANPQVDVSLVTSERNHATLRSDIDVAVLFGDGRFKQGESLWLFNEEVFPVCSPQLLKDRTTPLSIQSLQEYPLLHLRQENNSQWFDWSGVFRELGITAAPTPGQLRFDNYTLLIQAAIAGQGVAIGWRHLVDNLLEQKWLCRPIGDTVISRFGYYVVLPQRKRRGQLIERFVDWLVAEQARSAQSLTGLALPSIAV; via the coding sequence ATGTATGAATCCCTCGGCGACCTGTCACTGGATCTGCTGCGCGCCTTTGAAGCGGCAGCGCGGCAACGCAGTTTTACCGCGGCGGCAATGGAACTGGGCACTACCCAGCCCGCCATCAGCCAGCAGATCAAGCGCCTGGAAGAACAACTGGCGGTGCGCCTGTTTGACCGCATCTACCGTGGCATTGAACTGACCGATGCCGGCGCGCTGCTGTTCGAGCACGTACAGGCCGGCTTGCAGAACATCAACCAGGGCTTGAGCACCATCACCCAACAGGATCAGCACGAAGTGCTGCAAGTGGCGACCGATTTTGCCTTCGCCGCCTATTGGCTGATGCCGCGTCTGCATCGCTTCCATGAAGCCAACCCGCAGGTGGATGTGAGCCTGGTCACCAGCGAGCGCAATCACGCCACGTTGCGCAGCGATATCGATGTGGCCGTGTTGTTTGGCGACGGACGCTTCAAGCAGGGCGAGAGCCTGTGGTTGTTCAACGAAGAGGTGTTTCCGGTGTGCAGCCCGCAGTTGCTCAAGGACCGCACGACCCCGTTGTCGATACAGAGCCTGCAGGAGTACCCGTTGCTGCACCTGCGCCAGGAAAACAACAGCCAGTGGTTCGACTGGAGCGGCGTATTCCGCGAACTGGGTATCACCGCCGCGCCCACGCCTGGCCAACTGCGCTTCGATAACTACACGCTGTTGATCCAGGCGGCGATTGCCGGGCAAGGCGTGGCCATCGGTTGGCGACACCTGGTGGATAACTTGCTGGAACAAAAGTGGCTGTGCCGGCCGATTGGCGACACCGTGATCTCGCGTTTTGGTTATTACGTGGTGCTGCCCCAACGCAAACGTCGGGGGCAGTTGATCGAACGCTTTGTCGACTGGCTGGTGGCGGAGCAGGCCCGCAGCGCGCAATCCCTGACTGGCCTGGCCCTGCCGTCCATTGCGGTCTAG
- a CDS encoding 2-dehydro-3-deoxy-6-phosphogalactonate aldolase, which translates to MLKQALTHNGLIAILRGVRPEEAAGIGQVLYQAGFRVIEVPLNSPDPYTSIRTLRDTLPADCLIGAGTVLTPEQVTQVKAAGGQVIVMPHSDAKVLRAAKAAGLYLSPGVATPTEAFAALAEGADVLKLFPAEQMGPAVVKAWLAVLPAGTVLLPVGGITPENMQVFFDAGVKGFGLGSGLFKPGMTADQVASRAQAYVAAWNALG; encoded by the coding sequence ATGCTCAAGCAAGCACTGACACACAACGGTTTGATCGCGATCCTGCGCGGCGTGCGTCCTGAAGAGGCCGCGGGCATCGGCCAGGTGCTGTACCAGGCCGGCTTTCGGGTGATCGAAGTGCCGCTCAACTCACCGGATCCGTACACCAGTATCCGCACCCTGCGCGATACCTTGCCGGCTGATTGCCTGATCGGTGCCGGCACCGTATTGACCCCCGAACAGGTGACGCAGGTGAAAGCCGCCGGCGGCCAAGTGATCGTCATGCCCCACAGCGATGCCAAGGTGTTGCGGGCGGCCAAAGCGGCGGGTTTGTATCTGTCGCCCGGGGTCGCCACGCCCACCGAAGCCTTCGCCGCGCTGGCCGAAGGCGCCGATGTGTTGAAGCTGTTCCCCGCCGAGCAAATGGGCCCGGCGGTGGTCAAGGCCTGGCTCGCGGTATTGCCGGCGGGCACGGTGTTGCTGCCGGTGGGCGGGATTACGCCAGAGAACATGCAGGTGTTTTTCGACGCGGGCGTCAAAGGTTTCGGCCTGGGCTCCGGGTTATTCAAGCCGGGCATGACTGCAGATCAAGTGGCGAGCCGCGCCCAAGCCTACGTCGCGGCCTGGAACGCCTTGGGCTGA
- the hemF gene encoding oxygen-dependent coproporphyrinogen oxidase, whose amino-acid sequence MTTRTEAVKAYLLDLQDRICSALETFETDTRFIEDAWTRPAGGGGRTRVIENGSVIEKGGVNFSHVFGSGLPPSASAHRPELAGRGFEALGVSLVIHPHNPHVPTSHANVRFFIAEKEGEESVWWFGGGFDLTPYYGNEEDCIHWHRVAEQACAPFGPDVYSRYKAWCDSYFHIKHRNEPRGIGGLFFDDLNEWDFDTCFAFIRAIGDAYIDAYLPIVQRRQATAYTEQQREFQEFRRGRYVEFNLVYDRGTLFGLQSGGRTESILMSLPPQVRWSYDWKAEAGSEEARLTDYFLQDRDWLGVVAPKAAV is encoded by the coding sequence ATGACTACCCGCACCGAGGCTGTTAAAGCCTACCTGCTCGACCTGCAAGACCGCATTTGCAGCGCCCTGGAAACCTTCGAGACGGACACTCGCTTTATCGAAGACGCCTGGACCCGGCCTGCCGGCGGTGGCGGTCGTACCCGTGTGATCGAAAACGGTTCGGTGATCGAAAAAGGCGGCGTCAACTTTTCCCACGTCTTCGGCAGCGGCTTGCCGCCGTCCGCCAGCGCCCATCGTCCGGAACTCGCCGGTCGTGGTTTTGAGGCCCTCGGCGTGTCGTTAGTGATTCACCCCCATAACCCTCACGTGCCGACGTCCCACGCCAACGTGCGCTTTTTCATTGCTGAAAAAGAAGGCGAAGAGTCGGTGTGGTGGTTCGGTGGCGGCTTTGACCTGACGCCCTACTATGGCAACGAAGAAGACTGCATCCACTGGCACCGCGTGGCCGAGCAGGCCTGTGCACCCTTCGGCCCGGACGTCTATTCGCGCTACAAGGCCTGGTGCGACAGCTACTTCCACATCAAGCACCGCAACGAACCCCGGGGTATCGGCGGCCTGTTCTTCGATGATTTGAACGAGTGGGACTTCGACACCTGCTTCGCCTTCATACGCGCCATTGGCGATGCCTACATCGACGCTTACCTGCCGATCGTCCAGCGCCGCCAAGCCACGGCCTATACCGAGCAGCAGCGCGAATTTCAGGAATTCCGCCGTGGCCGCTACGTCGAATTCAACCTGGTCTATGACCGTGGCACCCTGTTTGGCCTGCAATCGGGTGGCCGCACCGAGTCGATCCTGATGTCCCTGCCGCCGCAAGTGCGCTGGAGCTATGACTGGAAAGCAGAGGCCGGCAGCGAAGAAGCACGCCTGACCGACTACTTCCTGCAAGACCGCGACTGGCTGGGTGTTGTTGCACCCAAGGCAGCGGTTTGA
- the dgoD gene encoding galactonate dehydratase, whose product MKITKLTTFIVPPRWCFLKVETDQGVTGWGEPVVEGRAHTVAAAVEELSDYLIGKDPRNIEDIWTVLYRGGFYRGGAIHMSALAGIDQALWDIKGKALGVSVSDLLGGQVRDKIRVYSWIGGDRPADTARAAKEAVARGFTAVKMNGTEELQFLDSFEKVDLALANVAAVRDAVGPNVGIGVDFHGRVHKPMAKVLMKELDPYKLMFIEEPVLSENYEALKELAPLTSTPIALGERLFSRWDFKRVLSEGYVDIIQPDASHAGGITETRKIANMAEAYDVALALHCPLGPIALAACLQLDAVCYNAFIQEQSLGIHYNESNDLLDYVRDPGVFDYDQGFVKIPNGPGLGIEINEEYVIERAAIGHRWRNPIWRHADGSFAEW is encoded by the coding sequence ATGAAAATCACCAAACTGACGACCTTCATCGTCCCGCCGCGCTGGTGCTTCCTCAAGGTAGAAACCGACCAGGGCGTGACCGGCTGGGGCGAGCCCGTAGTCGAGGGCCGCGCCCATACCGTGGCCGCCGCAGTGGAAGAGCTTTCCGACTACTTGATCGGCAAAGACCCACGCAACATCGAAGACATCTGGACCGTGCTCTATCGCGGCGGCTTCTACCGTGGCGGCGCGATTCACATGAGCGCGTTGGCTGGTATCGACCAGGCGCTGTGGGACATCAAGGGCAAGGCCCTCGGTGTGTCGGTCAGCGACCTGCTGGGTGGTCAGGTGCGGGACAAGATCCGCGTCTATTCGTGGATCGGCGGTGACCGTCCGGCAGACACCGCTCGTGCAGCTAAAGAAGCCGTTGCCCGCGGCTTTACCGCTGTGAAAATGAACGGCACCGAAGAGCTGCAATTTCTCGACAGTTTTGAAAAAGTCGACCTGGCCCTGGCCAACGTGGCTGCCGTACGTGATGCGGTGGGCCCGAACGTCGGCATCGGCGTGGACTTCCATGGCCGGGTGCACAAGCCCATGGCCAAGGTGCTGATGAAGGAGCTGGACCCTTACAAATTGATGTTTATCGAAGAGCCGGTGCTCAGCGAAAACTACGAAGCCCTGAAAGAATTGGCGCCCTTGACCAGCACCCCGATAGCCCTTGGCGAACGGCTGTTCTCCCGCTGGGATTTCAAACGCGTGCTCAGTGAGGGTTACGTCGACATCATCCAGCCCGACGCGTCCCACGCCGGCGGCATCACCGAAACCCGCAAGATCGCCAACATGGCCGAAGCCTACGACGTGGCCCTGGCGCTGCACTGCCCGCTGGGCCCGATTGCCCTGGCGGCGTGCCTGCAACTGGACGCGGTCTGCTACAACGCGTTCATCCAGGAACAGAGCCTGGGCATCCACTACAACGAGAGCAACGATCTGCTGGACTACGTCCGCGATCCGGGGGTTTTCGACTACGACCAGGGCTTCGTGAAAATCCCTAACGGGCCGGGGCTGGGCATTGAGATCAACGAGGAGTATGTGATCGAGCGTGCTGCCATCGGGCACCGCTGGCGCAACCCGATCTGGCGCCATGCCGATGGGAGTTTTGCGGAGTGGTAA
- a CDS encoding DOPA 4,5-dioxygenase family protein gives MQRIKGYHAHIYFDASTIDQARKLCEEAAQLFPLRMGRVHERPVGPHPDWSCQLAFEPEYIGVVLPWLALNRNGLVVFLHPDTGDDLKDHTEHAIWMGAMRTLDLSIF, from the coding sequence ATGCAACGTATCAAGGGCTACCACGCCCATATCTATTTCGACGCCAGCACGATCGATCAGGCGCGCAAGCTCTGCGAAGAGGCCGCGCAATTGTTCCCGCTGCGCATGGGCCGAGTACATGAGCGCCCGGTGGGGCCGCACCCGGATTGGAGTTGTCAGTTGGCGTTTGAGCCGGAATACATCGGCGTGGTCTTGCCGTGGCTGGCGCTCAATCGCAACGGTCTGGTGGTGTTTCTGCATCCCGATACCGGTGATGACTTGAAAGACCATACCGAGCATGCGATCTGGATGGGGGCGATGCGGACATTGGACTTGTCGATATTTTAG
- the betC gene encoding choline-sulfatase has product MKRKNILFIMADQMAAPMLPFYGPSPIKLPNLSRLAAEGVVFDAAYCNSPLCAPSRFTLVSGQLPSKIGAYDNAADFPADVPTYAHYLRRLGYRTALSGKMHFCGPDQLHGYEERLTSDIYPADYGWAVNWDEPDVRPTWYHNMSSVLQAGPCVRTNQLDFDEEVVFKAQQYLFDHIREDGDQPFCLTVSMTHPHDPYTIPKPFWDLYDDNDIPLPATPPQADLDPHSQRLLKVYDLWDEPLPVDKIRDARRAYFGACSYIDSNVGKLLQTLEDTGLADDTIIIFSGDHGDMLGERGLWYKMHWFEMAARVPLLISAPGQFKAGRVTAAVSTADLLPTLVQLAGGELEANLPLDGRSLVPHLQGQGGHDEVFGEYMAEGTIGPLMMIRRGAYKFIYSEDDPCLLFDVHNDPHEQKELSQSPEHRSRFDAFLNEARAKWDIPAIHQQVLASQRRRRLVSQALTQGKLKSWDHQPLVDASQQYMRNHIDLDDLERKARYPQPCQNQ; this is encoded by the coding sequence ATGAAGCGCAAGAACATTCTTTTCATCATGGCCGATCAAATGGCCGCGCCGATGCTTCCGTTCTACGGTCCTTCGCCTATCAAACTGCCGAACCTGAGCCGCCTGGCCGCCGAAGGCGTGGTGTTCGACGCCGCTTATTGCAACAGTCCGCTGTGCGCACCCTCGCGCTTTACCCTGGTGAGCGGGCAACTGCCGAGCAAGATCGGCGCCTACGACAACGCGGCGGATTTCCCTGCCGACGTACCGACTTATGCCCACTACCTGCGCCGCCTCGGCTACCGCACCGCGCTCTCGGGCAAGATGCATTTCTGCGGCCCGGATCAACTCCACGGCTATGAAGAACGCCTGACCAGCGACATCTACCCGGCCGACTATGGCTGGGCGGTGAACTGGGATGAACCGGACGTGCGCCCAACCTGGTATCACAACATGTCGTCGGTGCTGCAAGCCGGGCCGTGCGTGCGCACCAACCAGTTGGATTTCGACGAAGAGGTGGTGTTCAAGGCCCAGCAGTACCTGTTCGACCATATCCGCGAGGACGGTGACCAGCCGTTTTGCCTCACCGTGTCGATGACCCATCCACACGACCCGTACACCATTCCCAAGCCGTTCTGGGACCTGTACGACGACAACGACATCCCGCTGCCTGCAACCCCGCCACAGGCTGATCTAGACCCACATTCCCAACGCCTGCTCAAGGTCTACGACCTGTGGGACGAGCCGCTGCCTGTGGACAAGATCCGCGATGCCCGCCGCGCGTACTTCGGCGCCTGCAGCTACATCGACAGCAACGTCGGCAAGCTGCTGCAAACCCTGGAAGACACCGGCCTGGCAGACGACACCATCATCATCTTCTCCGGCGACCACGGCGACATGCTCGGCGAGCGTGGGCTCTGGTACAAAATGCACTGGTTTGAAATGGCCGCCCGGGTGCCGCTGCTGATCAGTGCGCCGGGGCAATTCAAGGCAGGCCGCGTGACGGCGGCGGTCTCCACCGCCGACCTGCTGCCGACCCTGGTGCAACTGGCTGGCGGAGAGCTTGAAGCTAACTTGCCACTGGATGGCCGCTCGCTGGTCCCGCACTTGCAAGGGCAGGGCGGGCATGACGAAGTGTTCGGCGAATACATGGCCGAAGGCACCATCGGGCCGCTGATGATGATCCGCCGGGGCGCCTACAAGTTCATCTACAGCGAAGACGATCCGTGTCTATTGTTCGATGTACACAACGACCCGCACGAGCAGAAAGAGCTCAGCCAGTCACCGGAACACCGGTCGCGGTTCGATGCATTCCTTAATGAAGCGCGGGCCAAATGGGACATTCCGGCGATCCACCAGCAGGTGCTCGCCAGCCAACGTCGTCGTCGCCTGGTCAGCCAGGCGCTGACCCAGGGCAAGCTGAAGAGCTGGGACCACCAGCCACTGGTGGACGCCAGTCAGCAATACATGCGCAACCATATCGACCTTGACGATCTGGAGCGTAAAGCACGTTACCCACAACCCTGCCAAAACCAATAA
- a CDS encoding SulP family inorganic anion transporter: MPRPNRHTLFPFLSWLPRQTRASVGRDAIVGLSGAVLALPQSIAYALIAGLPPEYGLYAAIIPVLIACLWGSSWHLICGPTAAISIVLYASISPLAVPGSQDYITLILLLTLLAGVFQWLLGMLRFGALVNFVSHSVVLGFTLGAAVVIALGQLPNLLGLDLPSEATAINSLLALINHAGEWDHPSLVLGLGTLAVGVLLKLVVPRWPTLLIALTLGSLVAWLWPAMFGHVALVSAFVGKLPPFSPLPMDLDMVLRLLPSAVAVGMLGLVTSLSIARSLSARSQQLLDANQEVRAQGLSNIVGGFFSGYLSAGSFTRSGLSYEAGACSPLAGVFSALWVAVFALFGAALIAHIPIPSMAASILLICWGLVDHRGIRALFRVSHAEFVVMSLTCAATLLLELQTAIYAGVLASLFFYLKRTSQPRVQQWRDGEEDVLRVGGSIFFGASHYLQVRLQSLQGQRVVIEAQQINFIDYSGVEMLHQEARRLKGLGRSLTLRRARPQVVEELKKLEGADKCPLHFED; this comes from the coding sequence ATGCCCCGGCCCAACCGCCATACCCTTTTCCCCTTCCTGAGCTGGCTGCCGCGCCAAACCCGCGCCAGCGTCGGGCGGGACGCCATCGTCGGGCTCAGTGGCGCAGTCCTGGCGCTACCGCAATCCATTGCCTACGCATTGATCGCCGGTCTCCCACCAGAATATGGCCTCTACGCCGCGATTATCCCGGTATTGATCGCCTGCCTCTGGGGCTCATCCTGGCATTTGATCTGCGGCCCGACGGCGGCGATCTCCATCGTGCTCTATGCCAGCATCAGCCCGCTGGCAGTGCCCGGATCCCAGGACTACATCACCTTGATCCTGCTGCTGACCCTCCTCGCCGGAGTGTTTCAGTGGTTACTGGGCATGCTGCGCTTCGGCGCCTTGGTGAATTTCGTCTCGCACTCCGTGGTGCTCGGTTTCACCCTCGGTGCGGCGGTGGTGATTGCCTTGGGGCAGTTACCCAATCTGCTGGGGCTGGACCTGCCGAGCGAGGCCACGGCGATCAACAGCCTGCTGGCGCTGATCAACCACGCGGGGGAGTGGGATCATCCTTCGCTCGTGCTCGGGTTGGGCACCTTGGCCGTGGGTGTATTGCTCAAGTTAGTGGTGCCACGCTGGCCGACCTTGTTGATTGCCCTGACCCTGGGCAGCCTGGTGGCCTGGCTGTGGCCGGCGATGTTCGGGCACGTCGCGCTGGTCAGCGCCTTCGTCGGCAAACTGCCACCGTTCAGCCCGCTGCCGATGGATCTGGACATGGTCCTGCGCCTTCTGCCCAGCGCTGTGGCGGTGGGCATGCTGGGGTTGGTGACCAGCCTGTCGATTGCTCGCTCGTTGTCGGCACGCTCCCAACAATTGCTCGACGCCAACCAGGAAGTCCGCGCCCAGGGACTGTCGAACATCGTGGGCGGATTTTTCTCCGGGTATCTATCGGCCGGTTCCTTCACCCGTTCGGGCCTGAGCTACGAGGCGGGCGCCTGCTCACCCTTGGCCGGCGTATTTTCTGCGCTGTGGGTCGCAGTGTTTGCGCTGTTCGGCGCCGCGTTGATCGCCCATATCCCAATCCCAAGCATGGCCGCCAGCATTCTGCTGATTTGTTGGGGGCTGGTGGACCATCGGGGCATTCGCGCATTGTTCCGGGTCAGCCACGCCGAGTTCGTGGTGATGAGCCTGACCTGCGCCGCCACGCTGCTGCTGGAGTTGCAGACGGCGATCTACGCTGGCGTATTAGCGTCGTTGTTTTTCTACCTCAAGCGCACCTCGCAGCCACGGGTCCAGCAATGGCGTGACGGCGAGGAAGATGTGTTGCGGGTGGGCGGATCGATCTTTTTTGGCGCCAGCCATTACCTGCAAGTGCGCCTGCAAAGCTTGCAGGGCCAGCGGGTGGTGATCGAGGCGCAGCAGATCAACTTTATCGACTATTCCGGGGTGGAAATGCTGCACCAGGAAGCGCGGCGATTGAAGGGGTTGGGACGCAGCCTGACGTTGCGCCGGGCCAGGCCGCAGGTGGTGGAAGAGTTGAAGAAGCTGGAAGGGGCCGATAAATGCCCCCTCCATTTTGAAGACTGA
- the aroE gene encoding shikimate dehydrogenase, translating to MDRYVVFGNPIGHSKSPLIHRLFAEQTGEQLDYSTLLAPLEDFTGCAREFFLQGRGANVTVPFKEQAYRLANTLTERALRAGAVNTLSKLADGSLLGDNTDGAGLVRDLTINAGLSLQGKRILLLGAGGAVRGALEPLLAELPASLIIANRTVEKAELLTALFDDLGPVSASGFDWLREPVDVIINATSASLSGDVPPIASSLIEPGKTFCYDMMYAKEPTAFCRWASEQGAAQAMDGLGMLVEQAAEAFFLWRGVRPESAPVLAELRRQLA from the coding sequence ATGGATCGTTATGTCGTTTTTGGTAACCCTATTGGCCACAGCAAGTCGCCACTGATTCATCGCTTGTTCGCTGAGCAGACCGGCGAACAGCTGGACTACAGCACCTTGCTGGCTCCGCTGGAGGATTTCACTGGCTGCGCCCGTGAGTTTTTCCTACAAGGCCGTGGCGCCAACGTGACTGTGCCGTTCAAGGAACAAGCCTATCGTCTGGCCAACACCCTGACTGAACGTGCCCTGCGCGCTGGTGCGGTAAACACCCTGAGTAAACTTGCAGATGGCAGCCTGCTAGGCGACAACACCGACGGTGCCGGCCTGGTGCGGGATTTGACTATCAACGCTGGCTTGAGCCTGCAAGGCAAACGCATCTTGCTGCTGGGCGCGGGCGGCGCGGTGCGTGGTGCTCTGGAGCCGTTGCTGGCTGAGCTGCCGGCCTCGTTGATCATTGCCAACCGCACCGTCGAAAAGGCCGAATTGCTGACCGCGTTGTTTGATGATCTTGGTCCCGTATCCGCCAGCGGTTTTGACTGGTTGCGCGAGCCAGTGGACGTGATCATCAACGCCACCTCTGCCAGCCTGTCGGGTGATGTTCCGCCGATTGCCAGCAGCCTGATCGAGCCGGGAAAGACTTTTTGCTACGACATGATGTACGCCAAGGAGCCTACGGCGTTCTGCCGCTGGGCCAGCGAACAGGGCGCAGCGCAGGCAATGGATGGCTTGGGAATGCTGGTGGAACAGGCGGCGGAAGCGTTCTTCCTGTGGCGCGGCGTACGACCGGAGTCGGCGCCGGTGCTGGCTGAGTTAAGGCGGCAGTTGGCCTGA
- a CDS encoding 2-dehydro-3-deoxygalactonokinase produces the protein MQAQLIALDWGTSSLRAYKLGPAGVVLERRALASGIMHLPTEPREIAGVLCSNGFELAFDAACSDWLDEQPTLPVIACGMVGSAQGWSEAAYRDTPADVATLGQALHVVRSLRGVDVHIVPGVIQRGGLPNVMRGEETQVLGVLQSLPLDVANRRLIGLPGSHSKWVEVVEGCITHFDTFMTGELFAVLSQHSILGRTQQPSAQFQAEAFDRGVRVALSADGQRGPLSTLFSARTLGLTGELAGHEQADYLSGLLIGHELLALNSNPQPDIVLVGNTQLCTRYQRALALCGFSHVTLAQEATERGLWQLAVAAGLVAASVQPD, from the coding sequence ATGCAGGCGCAATTGATCGCGCTCGATTGGGGAACCAGTTCCCTTCGTGCTTATAAGCTCGGCCCCGCAGGCGTCGTCCTCGAACGACGCGCATTGGCGTCGGGGATCATGCACCTGCCCACCGAGCCTCGGGAGATCGCCGGGGTTTTGTGCAGCAATGGTTTCGAATTGGCGTTTGACGCTGCCTGTAGCGATTGGCTGGATGAGCAGCCCACGCTCCCTGTCATCGCTTGCGGCATGGTGGGCAGTGCGCAGGGTTGGAGTGAAGCGGCTTATCGCGACACGCCGGCCGATGTCGCGACCCTCGGCCAGGCATTGCACGTTGTGCGCAGCCTGCGGGGCGTCGATGTGCATATCGTGCCTGGTGTGATCCAGCGCGGCGGCTTGCCTAACGTAATGCGCGGCGAAGAAACCCAGGTGTTGGGGGTGCTGCAAAGCTTGCCGCTCGATGTGGCCAACCGACGGTTGATCGGCCTGCCGGGCAGCCATTCAAAATGGGTCGAGGTGGTGGAAGGCTGTATCACTCATTTCGACACCTTCATGACCGGCGAGCTGTTCGCCGTGCTCAGCCAGCACAGCATCCTGGGACGTACCCAACAACCGTCCGCGCAGTTTCAGGCCGAGGCTTTTGACCGGGGCGTGCGGGTAGCGTTGTCGGCGGACGGCCAACGCGGGCCGCTGTCGACCTTGTTCAGCGCTCGCACGCTGGGGCTGACCGGTGAGCTGGCGGGCCATGAGCAAGCGGACTATCTGTCCGGGCTGCTGATCGGTCATGAATTGCTGGCACTCAATAGCAACCCGCAGCCCGACATCGTTCTAGTGGGCAACACTCAACTGTGCACCCGCTACCAACGTGCGCTGGCACTCTGCGGCTTTTCCCACGTGACCCTCGCACAAGAGGCCACCGAGCGCGGTTTGTGGCAGCTCGCAGTCGCCGCCGGGCTGGTTGCCGCATCCGTTCAACCTGACTAG